The following coding sequences lie in one Xylocopa sonorina isolate GNS202 chromosome 7, iyXylSono1_principal, whole genome shotgun sequence genomic window:
- the LOC143425498 gene encoding uncharacterized protein LOC143425498 isoform X1, which yields MSIAAAENAGPSPCELQDPLWVKMSAITGSITKKRKKSDAKPQSQINKCLNEKRRRNQENLFIDELAELISATDMSSGKTDKCQILQRTVDQIRHIRQQEGSNSHAVQQGEVSSSNPNILSNDQVGPALLEALDGFLFVVNTEGRVEFVSDNIKQYINYTKDDVLGKDIYNIIHHGDHNTFMPSLLPMPLGWTNEQQPQRNRTFNCRFLVKPPDDKEETMEEKQQRVSKYESMQICSALLPNNSDRLESGDVSSESSDNGPCVMCVARRIPPNEKPIGTPIEQFTVKLDTTGKIIAVDVIWLSPPYSEYLSKELIGTTIKDLCHPHDLSKLTAHLNDTLQVGESTSGVYRLRVSPDKFLNIQTKSKLFKANVMNTLVTDFIMATNTIIGDNDLTPIEGGQLSNNKVCSGHSSNRCANNSNNNNGNNNNNVGGPLMSVAHLNGQVSGISGRGLAGTSSHAGSAATSSSSSTNSIVFSAAESCNPLPSLTSSNPFNHFSGNMDLEFELFPSSTWDLDSSSGWADRPESRASGPPNSRPPSQPAPTSPSPQGTYSSNTAAAPPHCSPLRAFSPTSGNAAAHTFSNSFPFSPLQESQTSTLTNSAASSVSANGAAGLTPKRQDEGKPGGCTTSTSQSAMDGSNARNIATSVAAGGGTAAVAAAAQTVANASVVETQNSVVSTESGRLRDLLTQRPSASEDSQNNTIPNIDPENQKHRILKILLNQPDEDDFHPEHNKVRTSPSSMPKPSMDHSKSSLRNNMLLQLLNEKNDDEDEVGRVGTKKRNELLQQLLKDQDDERKVQEQQCKSQTREEDSLLRSLGFRNTTPSPSQSSDNVGHGGLTQVGQKRPGEDGDLNIAVKRPMDGSHQVSSSGTSTATSKLWEKNKMLASLLAKQPPQPTTIPPIPASVISATPQDKLRIGLKPQPPPQPQSQPQPQSQQQQQQQQQQQQQQQQSQQQQQQQQQPSQQQQQQQQQHQQQQQQSWTGGSIQSVGGNNTITTTATSARTPLQSQSRQLPRQATNTYLTHMLSQQQRPQMGQMDSEFTGSGEYRQTNTDPGSWDNQSSDPDLSDILDQVIEFVSDEAITDSSAIANLLDVIEAPQNNALNEKMAINAIQKSLMLCETAVNPTSSTITIPGTPPAYSTALGTTPATTSHSYQPPPMYQQQPRMRFNTQPGVRQATAQFTQQQQIQLQQQRSKLIQQQQQQQQLKQRLLQQQQQQQLLIPSNATATDQITTGIHNIDNLLNNTVAPNVSLQRSSVPDSQVSPGYGGSVQMPSGHRLAHSYSHPSTLPQHPIVNNNFNSGQQVSAAARLSPHSPAGILSFSHPQPLSPRVTQGNYGNTPRLFNVNQVRSQQQPTAQQQLQQQQRSMPSPGTPASARQSPFPAETFPPPTSPTASQFPPGPTPGAPNPPAQYRLQRTTSTPSATTQLPGGVGSPRHYGGMSKEQPLLSPSHPHSGCNPATPTHNQHNVTNTQQHFSNQQHSSMIYHTTANTINTADMQNNQFCYDRTSVPLYSSGPGDTQDARPLPPGNPVNHQLGVRRDLPVTAPNIITIDLRAKRKPRKRNASSTSEFVRQELRAIVGARTQQQQQQRVPNNIQNNLSGQVSQDDLEALGLTVFEISPAGEAVVSDGPAKSWAIGSAGSAPSSSRTSMEEVARGDPKVNQSSLLRELLSE from the exons GCCTAGCCCGTGTGAACTACAGGACCCACTGTGGGTCAAAATGAGTGCGATTACTGGCAGCATCACCAAGAAgagaaagaaatcagatgccaaGCCTCAGTCGCAGAT TAACAAGTGCCTTAACGAAAAAAGACGACGGAACCAGGAGAACCTGTTTATCGATGAGCTTGCCGAGCTGATTTCCGCCACGGACATGAGCTCTGGCAAGACTGACAAATGCCAGATCCTTCAGAGAACCGTCGACCAG ATTCGGCACATTAGGCAACAGGAAGGCTCGAATAGTCATGCCGTACAACAGGGGGAAGTGTCTTCTTCGAATCCTAACATACTGTCCAACGATCAAGTCGGTCCTGCTTTACTCGAG GCGCTAGATGGCTTTCTATTTGTTGTAAATACGGAGGGACGAGTGGAGTTCGTATCAGATAACATAAAGCAGTACATAAATTATACGAAGGACGATGTGCTCGGCAaggatatttataatattattcaCCATGGAGACCACAACACCTTCATGCCGAGCTTGTTGCCTATGCCATTAG GCTGGACAAACGAGCAGCAGCCCCAAAGGAACCGCACCTTCAATTGCCGCTTCTTGGTGAAGCCTCCCGATGATAAAGAAGAGACTATGGAAGAGAAGCAGCAGCGAGTATCGAAATACGAGTCTATGCAAATCTGTTCAGCTCTTTTGCCAAATAATAGCGATCGTCTGGAGAGCGGTGACGTATCCTCTGAATCCTCGGACAACGGTCCTTGCGTAATGTGCGTGGCTCGCAGGATACCCCCGAACGAGAAGCCCATTGGTACGCCCATCGAGCAGTTCACTGTCAAATTGGACACCACGGGGAAGATTATCGCGGTCGACGTTATCTGGTTGTCGCCTCCTTACTCGGAGTACCTAAGCAAG GAGTTGATTGGTACTACAATAAAGGATTTGTGCCACCCCCATGATCTCAGTAAGCTAACTGCACATTTGAACGATACGCTTCAAGTCGGTGAGAGTACCAGTGGTGTGTACCGACTACGCGTTAGTCCTGATAAGTTCCTTAACATTCAAACAAAGTCAAAGCTTTTCAAAGCAAATGTGATGAATACACTCGTTACCGACTTCATTATGGCCACCAATACCATCATTGG GGACAATGACTTAACGCCTATCGAGGGTGGTCAGCTTTCCAACAACAAAGTGTGCTCTGGACACTCTAGTAACCGTTGTgcgaataatagtaataataataatggtaacaataacaataacgtGGGTGGCCCGCTGATGTCCGTGGCGCATCTAAACGGTCAAGTGAGTGGTATCAGTGGTCGGGGGTTGGCGGGCACGTCGTCGCACGCCGGTTCAGCCGCGACATCCTCCTCGTCGTCAACAAACTCGATAGTGTTTAGCGCGGCCGAGTCTTGCAACCCCCTGCCGTCGCTAACTAGCAGTAATCCGTTCAACCACTTTTCGGGGAACATGGACTTGGAATTCGAGCTCTTCCCCAGTTCCACGTGGGACTTGGATAGTAGCAGCGGTTGGGCGGATAGGCCCGAGTCGAGAGCTAGCGGGCCACCAAATTCACGACCACCTTCCCAGCCAGCCCCGACATCTCCGAGTCCCCAGGGAACGTACTCCTCTAATACGGCGGCGGCGCCGCCACACTGCAGTCCCCTACGCGCGTTCAGCCCGACCTCAGGCAACGCAGCGGCTCACACCTTCAGTAATTCGTTTCCGTTCAGTCCGCTTCAGGAATCACAGACGTCCACCTTGACGAACAGCGCCGCTAGTAGTGTTAGCGCCAACGGGGCGGCCGGGTTGACGCCCAAGAGACAGGACGAAGGGAAGCCAGGAGGATGCACGACCAGCACCAGCCAATCCGCCATGGACGGAAGCAACGCGAGGAACATCGCGACCTCCGTTGCTGCCGGCGGTGGTACCGCGGCTGTAGCTGCCGCCGCTCAAACGGTCGCCAACGCGTCCGTCGTCGAAACTCAGAACAGTGTTGTGTCCACGGAGTCCGGTAGACTAAGAGACTTGTTGACCCAGAGGCCTAGTGCTAGTGAGGACAGTCAGAACAATACGATCCCGAATATCGATCCCGAGAACCAGAAGCATAGGATATTAAAGATATTGTTGAACCAACCGGACGAGGACGATTTTCATCCGGAGCATAATAAAGTGCGCACGAGTCCTAGCAGCATGCCGAAACCGAGCATGGATCATTCGAAATCTTCGCTTAGAAATAATATGCTGCTACAG TTATTGAACGAGAAGAATGACGACGAGGACGAAGTGGGTCGCGTCGGCACCAAGAAGAGGAACGAGCTTCTGCAGCAGCTTCTGAAAGACCAAGACGACGAGAGGAAGGTACAAGAGCAACAG TGCAAGTCACAGACTCGAGAAGAGGACTCCCTATTGCGGAGTCTCGGGTTTCGAAACACGACGCCATCGCCGTCTCAATCTAGCGACAACGTTGGACACGGTGGTTTGACTCAGGTCGGTCAGAAGAGACCGGGCGAGGATGGCGATCTGAACATAGCCGTGAAGCGACCCATGGACGGATCGCACCAAGTTTCCTCTTCCGGCACGTCCACTGCGACCAGCAAACTCTGGGAGAAGAACAAAATGTTGGCCTCGCTGTTGGCCAAACAACCACCTCAGCCAACCACTATCCCACCAATACCTGCATCTGTGATATCGGCAACGCCACAG GATAAGCTTCGCATAGGGTTGAAACCGCAACCGCCGCCACAGCCACAGTCGCAACCACAGCCACAgtcgcaacagcagcagcagcagcaacagcagcagcagcagcagcagcaacagtcgcaacagcagcaacagcagcagcagcagccatcgcagcagcaacaacagcagcagcagcagcatcaacagcagcaacagcagtctTGGACAGGTGGCAGTATACAGTCGGTTGGTGGCAACAATACGATTACGACGACCGCTACTTCCGCGCGTACGCCTCTCCAAAGCCAGTCGAGACAACTACCTCGCCAAGCAACCAATACCTACCTCACTCATATGCTAAGTCAG CAACAAAGACCCCAAATGGGTCAGATGGATTCGGAATTTACGGGCAGCGGGGAGTATCGTCAAACGAATACCGATCCCGGTAGTTGGGATAACCAGTCATCGGACCCTGACCTCTCCGATATTTTAGATCAAGTTATCGAGTTCGTATCGGACGAAGCTATTACAG attcgtctgcgatagcAAATCTCCTAGATGTAATCGAAGCGCCGCAAAACAACGCGTTGAACGAGAAGATGGCAATTAACGCGATACAGAAGTCGTTGATGTTATGCGAGACTGCCGTAAATCCAACGTCTTCCACCATAACAATCCCTGGCACGCCTCCAGCTTACTCCACCGCG TTGGGCACTACACCTGCTACGACCAGTCATAGTTACCAGCCACCACCGATGTACCAGCAACAGCCAAGGATGAGGTTTAACACGCAGCCAGGAGTGAGGCAGGCGACTGCTCAGTTCACGCAACAACAACAAATACAGTTGCAGCAGCAGCGGTCAAAATTAatacagcaacagcagcagcaacagcaattGAAACAGAGGCTtttgcagcaacaacaacagcagcagctacTCATTCCTTCCAATGCTACAGCTACGGACCAAATTACCACCGGCATTCACAATATCGATAACCTCCTGAACAATACTGTTGCGCCAAATGTATCGCTGCAG CGGTCGAGTGTCCCAGATTCACAAGTATCTCCAGGTTATGGGGGATCCGTCCAAATGCCTTCCGGTCACCGACTTGCTCACTCGTACTCTCATCCTTCAACGTTACCACAACA CCCCATTGTAAACAATAATTTTAACAGTGGCCAACAAGTGTCTGCCGCAGCGCGACTATCGCCGCATTCACCCGCTGGTATTTTGTCGTTCTCACATCCGCAGCCATTGTCGCCACGAGTGACGCAA GGCAACTATGGTAATACCCCGAGATTATTCAACGTTAACCAGGTGAGATCGCAACAACAACCAACCGCGCAGCAGCAGTTGCAGCAACAGCAGAGATCGATGCCGTCGCCGGGGACGCCAGCGTCCGCGCGGCAATCGCCTTTCCCAGCGGAAACCTTTCCCCCGCCCACGTCCCCTACTGCTAGCCAATTTCCACCTGGTCCTACTCCTGGTGCTCCGAATCCCCCAGCCCAGTATCGGTTGCAACGGACCACGTCTACACCCTCAGCTACGACTCAGTTGCCAG GTGGGGTAGGTTCGCCCCGGCACTACGGCGGAATGAGTAAGGAACAACCTCTTCTTTCACCTAGTCATCCACATTCGGGTTGCAACCCGGCAACACCGACTCACAATCAACACAACGTAACGAATACCCAACAACACTTCTCCAACCAACAACATTCTTCTATGATATACCACACGACCGCCAATACTATCAACACAGCTGACATGCAGAACAATCAGTTCTGTTACGATCGGACGTCTGTTCCACTCTATTCGTCAGGGCCTGGGGATACGCAGGATGCCAGGCCTTTGCCTCCCGGTAATCCTGTCAATCACCAATTGGGTG
- the LOC143425498 gene encoding uncharacterized protein LOC143425498 isoform X8, which translates to MSIAAAENAGPSPCELQDPLWVKMSAITGSITKKRKKSDAKPQSQINKCLNEKRRRNQENLFIDELAELISATDMSSGKTDKCQILQRTVDQIRHIRQQEGSNSHAVQQGEVSSSNPNILSNDQVGPALLEALDGFLFVVNTEGRVEFVSDNIKQYINYTKDDVLGKDIYNIIHHGDHNTFMPSLLPMPLGWTNEQQPQRNRTFNCRFLVKPPDDKEETMEEKQQRVSKYESMQICSALLPNNSDRLESGDVSSESSDNGPCVMCVARRIPPNEKPIGTPIEQFTVKLDTTGKIIAVDVIWLSPPYSEYLSKELIGTTIKDLCHPHDLSKLTAHLNDTLQVGESTSGVYRLRVSPDKFLNIQTKSKLFKANVMNTLVTDFIMATNTIIGDNDLTPIEGGQLSNNKVCSGHSSNRCANNSNNNNGNNNNNVGGPLMSVAHLNGQVSGISGRGLAGTSSHAGSAATSSSSSTNSIVFSAAESCNPLPSLTSSNPFNHFSGNMDLEFELFPSSTWDLDSSSGWADRPESRASGPPNSRPPSQPAPTSPSPQGTYSSNTAAAPPHCSPLRAFSPTSGNAAAHTFSNSFPFSPLQESQTSTLTNSAASSVSANGAAGLTPKRQDEGKPGGCTTSTSQSAMDGSNARNIATSVAAGGGTAAVAAAAQTVANASVVETQNSVVSTESGRLRDLLTQRPSASEDSQNNTIPNIDPENQKHRILKILLNQPDEDDFHPEHNKVRTSPSSMPKPSMDHSKSSLRNNMLLQLLNEKNDDEDEVGRVGTKKRNELLQQLLKDQDDERKVQEQQCKSQTREEDSLLRSLGFRNTTPSPSQSSDNVGHGGLTQVGQKRPGEDGDLNIAVKRPMDGSHQVSSSGTSTATSKLWEKNKMLASLLAKQPPQPTTIPPIPASVISATPQDKLRIGLKPQPPPQPQSQPQPQSQQQQQQQQQQQQQQQQSQQQQQQQQQPSQQQQQQQQQHQQQQQQSWTGGSIQSVGGNNTITTTATSARTPLQSQSRQLPRQATNTYLTHMLSQQQRPQMGQMDSEFTGSGEYRQTNTDPGSWDNQSSDPDLSDILDQVIEFVSDEAITDSSAIANLLDVIEAPQNNALNEKMAINAIQKSLMLCETAVNPTSSTITIPGTPPAYSTALGTTPATTSHSYQPPPMYQQQPRMRFNTQPGVRQATAQFTQQQQIQLQQQRSKLIQQQQQQQQLKQRLLQQQQQQQLLIPSNATATDQITTGIHNIDNLLNNTVAPNVSLQRSSVPDSQVSPGYGGSVQMPSGHRLAHSYSHPSTLPQHPIVNNNFNSGQQVSAAARLSPHSPAGILSFSHPQPLSPRVTQGNYGNTPRLFNVNQVRSQQQPTAQQQLQQQQRSMPSPGTPASARQSPFPAETFPPPTSPTASQFPPGPTPGAPNPPAQYRLQRTTSTPSATTQLPGGVGSPRHYGGMSKEQPLLSPSHPHSGCNPATPTHNQHNVTNTQQHFSNQQHSSMIYHTTANTINTADMQNNQFCYDRTSVPLYSSGPGDTQDARPLPPGNPVNHQLGVRRDLPVTAPNIITIDLRAKRKPRKRNASSTSEFVRQELRAIVGARTQQQQQQRVPNNIQNNLSGQVSQDDLEALGLTVFEISPADFYGGSGSR; encoded by the exons GCCTAGCCCGTGTGAACTACAGGACCCACTGTGGGTCAAAATGAGTGCGATTACTGGCAGCATCACCAAGAAgagaaagaaatcagatgccaaGCCTCAGTCGCAGAT TAACAAGTGCCTTAACGAAAAAAGACGACGGAACCAGGAGAACCTGTTTATCGATGAGCTTGCCGAGCTGATTTCCGCCACGGACATGAGCTCTGGCAAGACTGACAAATGCCAGATCCTTCAGAGAACCGTCGACCAG ATTCGGCACATTAGGCAACAGGAAGGCTCGAATAGTCATGCCGTACAACAGGGGGAAGTGTCTTCTTCGAATCCTAACATACTGTCCAACGATCAAGTCGGTCCTGCTTTACTCGAG GCGCTAGATGGCTTTCTATTTGTTGTAAATACGGAGGGACGAGTGGAGTTCGTATCAGATAACATAAAGCAGTACATAAATTATACGAAGGACGATGTGCTCGGCAaggatatttataatattattcaCCATGGAGACCACAACACCTTCATGCCGAGCTTGTTGCCTATGCCATTAG GCTGGACAAACGAGCAGCAGCCCCAAAGGAACCGCACCTTCAATTGCCGCTTCTTGGTGAAGCCTCCCGATGATAAAGAAGAGACTATGGAAGAGAAGCAGCAGCGAGTATCGAAATACGAGTCTATGCAAATCTGTTCAGCTCTTTTGCCAAATAATAGCGATCGTCTGGAGAGCGGTGACGTATCCTCTGAATCCTCGGACAACGGTCCTTGCGTAATGTGCGTGGCTCGCAGGATACCCCCGAACGAGAAGCCCATTGGTACGCCCATCGAGCAGTTCACTGTCAAATTGGACACCACGGGGAAGATTATCGCGGTCGACGTTATCTGGTTGTCGCCTCCTTACTCGGAGTACCTAAGCAAG GAGTTGATTGGTACTACAATAAAGGATTTGTGCCACCCCCATGATCTCAGTAAGCTAACTGCACATTTGAACGATACGCTTCAAGTCGGTGAGAGTACCAGTGGTGTGTACCGACTACGCGTTAGTCCTGATAAGTTCCTTAACATTCAAACAAAGTCAAAGCTTTTCAAAGCAAATGTGATGAATACACTCGTTACCGACTTCATTATGGCCACCAATACCATCATTGG GGACAATGACTTAACGCCTATCGAGGGTGGTCAGCTTTCCAACAACAAAGTGTGCTCTGGACACTCTAGTAACCGTTGTgcgaataatagtaataataataatggtaacaataacaataacgtGGGTGGCCCGCTGATGTCCGTGGCGCATCTAAACGGTCAAGTGAGTGGTATCAGTGGTCGGGGGTTGGCGGGCACGTCGTCGCACGCCGGTTCAGCCGCGACATCCTCCTCGTCGTCAACAAACTCGATAGTGTTTAGCGCGGCCGAGTCTTGCAACCCCCTGCCGTCGCTAACTAGCAGTAATCCGTTCAACCACTTTTCGGGGAACATGGACTTGGAATTCGAGCTCTTCCCCAGTTCCACGTGGGACTTGGATAGTAGCAGCGGTTGGGCGGATAGGCCCGAGTCGAGAGCTAGCGGGCCACCAAATTCACGACCACCTTCCCAGCCAGCCCCGACATCTCCGAGTCCCCAGGGAACGTACTCCTCTAATACGGCGGCGGCGCCGCCACACTGCAGTCCCCTACGCGCGTTCAGCCCGACCTCAGGCAACGCAGCGGCTCACACCTTCAGTAATTCGTTTCCGTTCAGTCCGCTTCAGGAATCACAGACGTCCACCTTGACGAACAGCGCCGCTAGTAGTGTTAGCGCCAACGGGGCGGCCGGGTTGACGCCCAAGAGACAGGACGAAGGGAAGCCAGGAGGATGCACGACCAGCACCAGCCAATCCGCCATGGACGGAAGCAACGCGAGGAACATCGCGACCTCCGTTGCTGCCGGCGGTGGTACCGCGGCTGTAGCTGCCGCCGCTCAAACGGTCGCCAACGCGTCCGTCGTCGAAACTCAGAACAGTGTTGTGTCCACGGAGTCCGGTAGACTAAGAGACTTGTTGACCCAGAGGCCTAGTGCTAGTGAGGACAGTCAGAACAATACGATCCCGAATATCGATCCCGAGAACCAGAAGCATAGGATATTAAAGATATTGTTGAACCAACCGGACGAGGACGATTTTCATCCGGAGCATAATAAAGTGCGCACGAGTCCTAGCAGCATGCCGAAACCGAGCATGGATCATTCGAAATCTTCGCTTAGAAATAATATGCTGCTACAG TTATTGAACGAGAAGAATGACGACGAGGACGAAGTGGGTCGCGTCGGCACCAAGAAGAGGAACGAGCTTCTGCAGCAGCTTCTGAAAGACCAAGACGACGAGAGGAAGGTACAAGAGCAACAG TGCAAGTCACAGACTCGAGAAGAGGACTCCCTATTGCGGAGTCTCGGGTTTCGAAACACGACGCCATCGCCGTCTCAATCTAGCGACAACGTTGGACACGGTGGTTTGACTCAGGTCGGTCAGAAGAGACCGGGCGAGGATGGCGATCTGAACATAGCCGTGAAGCGACCCATGGACGGATCGCACCAAGTTTCCTCTTCCGGCACGTCCACTGCGACCAGCAAACTCTGGGAGAAGAACAAAATGTTGGCCTCGCTGTTGGCCAAACAACCACCTCAGCCAACCACTATCCCACCAATACCTGCATCTGTGATATCGGCAACGCCACAG GATAAGCTTCGCATAGGGTTGAAACCGCAACCGCCGCCACAGCCACAGTCGCAACCACAGCCACAgtcgcaacagcagcagcagcagcaacagcagcagcagcagcagcagcaacagtcgcaacagcagcaacagcagcagcagcagccatcgcagcagcaacaacagcagcagcagcagcatcaacagcagcaacagcagtctTGGACAGGTGGCAGTATACAGTCGGTTGGTGGCAACAATACGATTACGACGACCGCTACTTCCGCGCGTACGCCTCTCCAAAGCCAGTCGAGACAACTACCTCGCCAAGCAACCAATACCTACCTCACTCATATGCTAAGTCAG CAACAAAGACCCCAAATGGGTCAGATGGATTCGGAATTTACGGGCAGCGGGGAGTATCGTCAAACGAATACCGATCCCGGTAGTTGGGATAACCAGTCATCGGACCCTGACCTCTCCGATATTTTAGATCAAGTTATCGAGTTCGTATCGGACGAAGCTATTACAG attcgtctgcgatagcAAATCTCCTAGATGTAATCGAAGCGCCGCAAAACAACGCGTTGAACGAGAAGATGGCAATTAACGCGATACAGAAGTCGTTGATGTTATGCGAGACTGCCGTAAATCCAACGTCTTCCACCATAACAATCCCTGGCACGCCTCCAGCTTACTCCACCGCG TTGGGCACTACACCTGCTACGACCAGTCATAGTTACCAGCCACCACCGATGTACCAGCAACAGCCAAGGATGAGGTTTAACACGCAGCCAGGAGTGAGGCAGGCGACTGCTCAGTTCACGCAACAACAACAAATACAGTTGCAGCAGCAGCGGTCAAAATTAatacagcaacagcagcagcaacagcaattGAAACAGAGGCTtttgcagcaacaacaacagcagcagctacTCATTCCTTCCAATGCTACAGCTACGGACCAAATTACCACCGGCATTCACAATATCGATAACCTCCTGAACAATACTGTTGCGCCAAATGTATCGCTGCAG CGGTCGAGTGTCCCAGATTCACAAGTATCTCCAGGTTATGGGGGATCCGTCCAAATGCCTTCCGGTCACCGACTTGCTCACTCGTACTCTCATCCTTCAACGTTACCACAACA CCCCATTGTAAACAATAATTTTAACAGTGGCCAACAAGTGTCTGCCGCAGCGCGACTATCGCCGCATTCACCCGCTGGTATTTTGTCGTTCTCACATCCGCAGCCATTGTCGCCACGAGTGACGCAA GGCAACTATGGTAATACCCCGAGATTATTCAACGTTAACCAGGTGAGATCGCAACAACAACCAACCGCGCAGCAGCAGTTGCAGCAACAGCAGAGATCGATGCCGTCGCCGGGGACGCCAGCGTCCGCGCGGCAATCGCCTTTCCCAGCGGAAACCTTTCCCCCGCCCACGTCCCCTACTGCTAGCCAATTTCCACCTGGTCCTACTCCTGGTGCTCCGAATCCCCCAGCCCAGTATCGGTTGCAACGGACCACGTCTACACCCTCAGCTACGACTCAGTTGCCAG GTGGGGTAGGTTCGCCCCGGCACTACGGCGGAATGAGTAAGGAACAACCTCTTCTTTCACCTAGTCATCCACATTCGGGTTGCAACCCGGCAACACCGACTCACAATCAACACAACGTAACGAATACCCAACAACACTTCTCCAACCAACAACATTCTTCTATGATATACCACACGACCGCCAATACTATCAACACAGCTGACATGCAGAACAATCAGTTCTGTTACGATCGGACGTCTGTTCCACTCTATTCGTCAGGGCCTGGGGATACGCAGGATGCCAGGCCTTTGCCTCCCGGTAATCCTGTCAATCACCAATTGGGTG